Within Epilithonimonas zeae, the genomic segment AGTAATGTTCCAATTCAACCCAATAAAGGCCATTGTTTGAAAGTTAAGTTAAATAAAGTTCCAGACTCATACATTATTAAGAAAAAGCATTTCTTATTTAATCTTCAGAATGATGACTATTACTACGGTGGAACTTATGACCGTTTTGATAAAACTAATAATATCAATGATGAATCAGTCGAAGAATTAAAATCAGGACTTCAGGAAATTTATAAAAATGACTTTGAAATTCAGGATATCAATGTAGCCTTTCGTGCGACGGTTGCGGACAGAAGACCAATTTTAGGAAGGCATCAGAAATATCAGAATTTCTACATCTTTAATGGGTTGGGAGCAAGAGGTGTTTACAACGGAAGTTATTTTTCTAAAGTACTGTTTGATTTTATAGAGAATAATTTGAATCTTGAATCTGAAATTGATGTTAAAAGATTCTATTAATTTTTTAACGTATTTTAAATTATACTAATTTGGTCAAAATTGAATGAATTGTTAAATTTGTACCTGATTACATTGAATGATGGAGAACGAACTAAAAAAAACTTACCAGAAACTTATAGATGAAAATATTGAATCAAAATCGATAGAAGAAGTTCTGGAGATTCTGACAAATACTTTTCCCAATGAAGTTTGCTTTTCAACAAGCTTTAGTTTCGAAGACCAGGTTATCACAGACTTTGTCAAAAATTCTAGAATCCAGGTTTTCACACTAGACACAGGTCGACTATTCGAAGATACTTATAACACTTGGAATTTAACCAAATCTAAGTATCAACTACCTATCAAAGCCTTTTATCCAAATCCGGAAGAATTAGAACCTTTCATCCAGGAAAATGGACCGGATTCTTTTTACAGGTCTGTAGAGAATCGTAAAACTTGCTGTGAGATAAGAAAAGTTCATCCACTGAAAAGAGCTCTGAAAGGCAACAAAATCTGGATTACGGGACTCAGAGCAGAGCATTCAGTCGCAAGAGAAAATCTTTCTCAATTCGAATGGGATGAGTCGAACCAGATCATCAAGTATCATCCAATCCTATTCTGGACAACGGAACAAGTAAGAGATTACATTAAAAAAAATAATATTCCTTATAATGTTTTGCACGACAAAGGGTTCGTCAGCATTGGTTGTGCGCCTTGTACGCGTGCTATTCAACCAGGCGAAGAT encodes:
- a CDS encoding phosphoadenylyl-sulfate reductase, yielding MENELKKTYQKLIDENIESKSIEEVLEILTNTFPNEVCFSTSFSFEDQVITDFVKNSRIQVFTLDTGRLFEDTYNTWNLTKSKYQLPIKAFYPNPEELEPFIQENGPDSFYRSVENRKTCCEIRKVHPLKRALKGNKIWITGLRAEHSVARENLSQFEWDESNQIIKYHPILFWTTEQVRDYIKKNNIPYNVLHDKGFVSIGCAPCTRAIQPGEDFRAGRWWWEDASKKECGLHVHK